Proteins encoded by one window of Leptospira neocaledonica:
- a CDS encoding LBF_4227 family protein, with product MTAKRTDSEEIPYENTEKQEETSFSSFELKEHLLAFINSIAEYFETLILYAKKIATEKIVLGIQAYIFFRITLFFISLSVLFFLAAFFLFLQRQFEGDPLPAALGTGGLCLFISLTGVFALIRKLKA from the coding sequence TTGACCGCTAAAAGAACGGATTCAGAAGAAATTCCTTACGAAAATACCGAAAAGCAGGAGGAGACTTCATTTTCAAGTTTCGAACTGAAGGAACACCTGCTTGCTTTCATTAATTCAATCGCAGAATATTTCGAAACTCTTATTCTCTACGCAAAAAAAATAGCAACTGAGAAGATTGTTCTAGGTATCCAGGCCTATATATTCTTTCGGATCACTCTTTTTTTCATTAGTTTAAGTGTATTATTTTTTCTGGCCGCCTTTTTCCTCTTTTTGCAAAGGCAATTTGAAGGTGATCCGTTGCCTGCAGCCCTTGGAACAGGAGGACTCTGCCTTTTTATTTCCTTAACAGGCGTCTTCGCCCTTATTCGGAAGCTTAAGGCATAA
- the pyk gene encoding pyruvate kinase, protein MKNELVNFRKTKIICTIGPATSDKKMIQSLAEAGMNIARLNMSHGNHDFHRSIIRAIKSLNKDVLKHPIAILLDTQGPEIRTGDLQVDHLDLKVGESFTFHIIPGEESEEQSVFVNYRDIVKDLKIGDRVTVDNGLINLVVEEIQETALKCKVVDGGKLGSRKHINLPGIRVNLPSITQKDQKDILFGLEEDVDFIALSFVRSAEDIHQLRKIIEENNGHTDIIAKIEDQEAVKNMLEIVEAADGVMVARGDLGVELPIEELPLIQRAIIKECAIKGKRVIVATHLLESMINNPSPTRAEVTDVANAVFEEADAIMLSGETAAGKFPVRCVDMLHKISERVEKAPGLGYVLERVPSNKKEEMARSAAMLSDSIKSPAIIVITRRGTTALNVASFHPRFPLIYAFTNMTTVRRKLWLTRSVIPYRIDFSSDPEKTIKLAIETLKSSGRVKDGDQVVILSDIIAGADRVETIQIREVK, encoded by the coding sequence ATGAAAAATGAATTAGTTAATTTCAGAAAAACTAAAATTATCTGCACGATCGGCCCTGCAACCTCCGACAAAAAAATGATCCAATCTCTTGCAGAAGCTGGGATGAATATCGCCAGATTGAACATGTCACATGGAAATCATGATTTTCATAGATCCATAATTCGAGCTATAAAATCCCTGAATAAAGATGTGTTAAAACATCCTATTGCGATCTTGTTGGATACCCAAGGTCCGGAAATTCGGACTGGCGATCTGCAAGTCGATCATTTGGATCTGAAAGTAGGAGAGTCTTTTACCTTTCATATTATCCCGGGGGAAGAATCCGAGGAACAATCTGTTTTTGTAAATTATAGGGACATCGTAAAAGATCTGAAAATCGGAGATAGGGTCACTGTAGATAACGGTTTGATCAATCTTGTGGTGGAAGAAATCCAAGAAACCGCTTTGAAATGTAAGGTGGTGGACGGTGGTAAATTAGGTTCTCGTAAACATATCAATCTTCCGGGGATTCGTGTAAACTTACCTTCTATCACTCAAAAAGACCAAAAAGATATTCTTTTTGGTTTGGAAGAAGATGTAGATTTTATTGCACTTTCTTTCGTTCGTTCTGCGGAAGACATCCATCAACTTCGTAAGATTATCGAAGAAAATAACGGACACACTGACATTATTGCAAAGATCGAAGACCAAGAAGCAGTTAAGAACATGTTAGAAATTGTAGAAGCTGCTGATGGAGTGATGGTGGCGAGGGGAGATCTTGGAGTCGAGCTTCCTATTGAGGAACTTCCACTGATCCAACGTGCTATTATCAAAGAATGTGCGATCAAAGGGAAGAGAGTGATTGTTGCGACTCACCTTTTGGAATCCATGATTAATAATCCTTCTCCAACTCGCGCGGAAGTTACAGACGTTGCAAACGCAGTTTTTGAGGAAGCGGATGCAATCATGTTATCCGGTGAAACTGCTGCAGGAAAATTTCCCGTTCGTTGTGTGGATATGCTTCATAAAATTTCTGAAAGGGTGGAGAAGGCGCCGGGCCTTGGTTACGTTTTGGAAAGAGTTCCTTCCAATAAAAAGGAAGAAATGGCTAGATCGGCCGCGATGCTTTCGGATTCCATCAAATCGCCTGCAATTATAGTGATTACTAGGAGAGGAACTACTGCTTTGAACGTTGCCTCCTTCCATCCTAGGTTTCCACTTATCTATGCTTTCACAAATATGACTACTGTCCGTCGTAAACTTTGGCTAACCCGAAGTGTGATTCCGTACCGGATCGATTTTTCCAGTGACCCGGAAAAGACGATCAAACTAGCGATTGAGACTTTGAAGTCAAGCGGTCGGGTGAAGGACGGAGATCAGGTGGTGATCTTGTCGGATATTATTGCGGGTGCGGACAGGGTGGAGACGATCCAGATTCGAGAGGTGAAGTAA
- a CDS encoding DUF883 family protein, whose product MSKGDNLSEELQILKDKAKQITGKAREEYLEHVSDLKEKLKQVTGETSEKAKQIIDQTGTYIKENPQKATLIGLGVGVGIGVIIGMLIGRRK is encoded by the coding sequence ATGTCTAAAGGTGATAATCTAAGCGAAGAACTCCAAATTTTAAAAGATAAGGCCAAACAAATTACAGGTAAGGCCCGGGAGGAGTATTTGGAACACGTATCTGATCTAAAGGAAAAATTAAAACAAGTAACTGGCGAAACTAGCGAAAAAGCCAAACAAATTATCGATCAAACGGGAACTTACATTAAAGAAAACCCACAAAAAGCAACTTTGATCGGATTAGGAGTTGGAGTCGGGATAGGCGTGATTATTGGAATGCTTATCGGTCGAAGAAAATAA
- a CDS encoding 4a-hydroxytetrahydrobiopterin dehydratase — MNNSPVPLSIEQIRKELPTTWEITTADNVPKIVRIYKLSQYLDGIRVVTAIANLANNMDHHPDIFLSYSSVQIELYTHSLKGLSNLDLQFALNAENLLSNL, encoded by the coding sequence ATGAATAATTCTCCGGTTCCTCTTTCAATAGAGCAAATTAGGAAGGAACTCCCAACCACTTGGGAAATAACTACAGCAGATAATGTTCCAAAGATTGTAAGAATATATAAATTATCTCAATATCTAGATGGAATTAGAGTTGTAACAGCTATAGCAAATCTTGCAAATAATATGGATCACCATCCAGACATTTTTCTCTCCTATAGTTCTGTCCAAATAGAACTTTATACCCATAGCTTAAAAGGATTATCCAATCTCGATTTACAATTTGCTCTCAATGCCGAAAATCTTTTAAGTAATCTTTGA